The stretch of DNA ttatcaaaattgactttttttgtagattttgaGTCCTTGAGGGTACCTACATTTACTATCAAAATTCCAGAAAAAGTTAGTTCTACGAATCCCCTTGAGTTTTATGAACATTAAAAGtacataaaattgaattgaattactTCAAAACCGCTAAATTTACAACTGATTTCTCGTTTTTATGAGAAACCCCTTAAGTCGATCAACTTCAAAACGTTATATTTTAAGCCTAAACTGtaatattgatgaaaaagtgGTTTTACATTATATGCTTTGGGTGTAATAACTGAACCTGATACCAACAAATGAGAGGACCAggtcaaaattttgagaaaaacagtttttggTCGTTTTCTCGCAAGTGCATCAAATGAACTTATGGGGTTTcttaaacaaacgattcaattatcATCTAGCTGAAGTATCAAAGAAAAGTCTGAAATAACAAATATTGTTCATATTCTCAGCCAACATCCGAGTCGGGAATTGCAGAAAAAAGGTTTAAAGTTTCTTTTCCCCACGGTGAGCTAATAAAAGACTCACCTCATGCCGGACGATTCCCCCGGGGCGGTTTATGCTGCGTGCTCGGTTACGTAACGTCTGAACTTGTATCTTGAAAAATAGTAATAAAACTGCCATATGAATCGAGCAGCAGCACTCTCCGCTATATTTCGATGCACGGTTCAATTTATGGATACCTTTCAGACCTACCCATTTGCATTAAACCGGTTCGCACCATCGAGCGGCCGGCCCGCTCTGTCTGCTGTTCTCACGGCGGCCGGTGTACAGGAAACGGGACAAAAAAAACGCCACAATTTTGGGTACAGACAAAGAGATGGGTGAGACACATTCGCCTCTTTTAAGGATTACCATCAACAATGACGTAGAGGAGGGCCCGAATATCGTTCATCATGCGGCATAAGTATATAAACGACCGCGGCGAATGGAAAGTCATCAGTTACTTGCACTCATCGCATCATAAAACATTCGTCCGAAAATGGCTTTCAAAGTAAGTAGTAAAGTTATGTTTCACAATCTGTGGTTTACTAATAAAAaagtgtgtgtgcgtgtttaTGGTTACAGATCGTGGTGCTGTTTGCAGTTCTCGCCGTCGCCAGTGCCGGTGTAGTCCCATTGCAAGAACTACACACTTCCTATCATCAACCCGCACAAATCGCTACTTACCATCAGGCTCAGCCAACCCTCCTGAAGACTATTGCTCAACCAACCCTCGTCAAAACCATTGCTCAACCAACTCTGGTGAAACACGTCGAACTGGAGGACGATCATGACGCTCAGTACGAATTCTCTTACGGTATTCATGATGAACACACCGGAGATATCAAGAGCCAGCAGGAAAGTCGCCATGGAGATCAGGTCCATGGACAGTACAGCTTGATCGACTCGGATGGACACAAACGCACCGTTGAGTACACCGCTGACGATCACAATGGATTCAATGCCGTGGTTCACCGTGAACCAACGGACATCAAAATCCCGCAGCCAGTGACTAAAGTGATTGCTCAACCAACCTACATTTCGGCCGCCCCGGCTCACTACCACGAGCATGCTCCCGCCACTGTGATCAAAACTGCTGGACTTTCACACTACT from Toxorhynchites rutilus septentrionalis strain SRP chromosome 3, ASM2978413v1, whole genome shotgun sequence encodes:
- the LOC129777653 gene encoding larval cuticle protein A2B-like — encoded protein: MAFKIVVLFAVLAVASAGVVPLQELHTSYHQPAQIATYHQAQPTLLKTIAQPTLVKTIAQPTLVKHVELEDDHDAQYEFSYGIHDEHTGDIKSQQESRHGDQVHGQYSLIDSDGHKRTVEYTADDHNGFNAVVHREPTDIKIPQPVTKVIAQPTYISAAPAHYHEHAPATVIKTAGLSHY